The Agelaius phoeniceus isolate bAgePho1 chromosome 26, bAgePho1.hap1, whole genome shotgun sequence genome has a window encoding:
- the G6PC3 gene encoding glucose-6-phosphatase 3 isoform X1 — protein MEPPPQPSAMDALHEAGIHAAVALQAGPPWLGQFWLLLTSHLDPNSIYTVCFPLARGLDEHVSLMVLWIALVAEWLNVVLKWFLFGERPYWWIHESGLSEREQLPLRQFPVTCETGPGSPSGHCMILGAALWPIVTALSKAVSRYTRSRLLRLVPFLLYLLLLVAMGLSRIFVLAHFPHQVISGSLAGSLLPADGSGAAPERAGPARIGHSRGAGPGLVPPPGQRPLLGARLAAARDAALVLAVPGERQRAGAGPGRPAPPEPPRRRGAAGAGAAPGQRHAGAAGSGHAAQAAQERRQRPVVPERGCPLRPGARAGGIPAAPAHPHPPAAPGDPLDPPPVSGMGGICSQFIPTCPRDPQIEQGVSALLPVHSHTPFTPGTLKPNWGSPLLSQFILTLPFLQGPPN, from the exons ATGGAGCCCCCCCCTCAG cccagtgCCATGGACGCCCTGCACGAGGCCGGGATCCACGCCGCCGTGGCCCTGCAGGCTGGGCcgccctggctggggcagttCTGGCTCCTGCTGACCTCGCACCTGGACCCCAACTCCATCTACACTGTGTGCTTCCCGCTGGCCCGCGGCCTGGACGAGCACGTGTCCCTCATGGTCCTCTGGATCGCCCTGGTGGCCGAGTGGCTCAACGTGGTCCTCAAGTG GTTCCTGTTCGGGGAACGCCCGTACTGGTGGATCCACGAGTCGGGGCTGTCTGAGCGGGAGCAGCTCCCCCTGCGCCAGTTCCCGGTCACCTGTGAGACAGGACCAG GGAGCCCCTCGGGGCACTGCATGATCCTGGGGGCGGCCCTGTGGCCCATTGTCACCGCCCTGAGCAAGGCAGTGTCCAGGTACACCCGGAG CCGGCTGCTGAGGCTGGTCCCGTTCCTGCTCTACCTCCTCCtgctggtggccatggggctctccCGGATCTTCGTCCTGGCCCACTTCCCCCACCAGGTGATCTCCGGCTCCCTGGCAG GTTCGCTTCTTCCTGCTGacggctctggggctgctcctgagcGCGCTGGCCCTGCACGGATTGGCCACAGCCGCGGGGCTGGACCTGGACTG GTCCCTCCGCCGGGCCAGCGCCCGCTGCTCGGAGCCCGCCTGGCTGCGGCCCGAGACGCGGCCCTGGTCCTCGCTGTGCCGGGTGAGCGGCAGCGcgctggggctggccctggccGCCCGGCACCCCCTGAGCCGCCGCGCCGCCGAGGAGCTGCGGGGGCTGGAGCCGCCCCTGGGCAGCGCCacgctggggctgctggctctggacATGCTGCACAAGCTGCCCAAGAACGGCGGCAGCGCCCTGTGGTACCTGAACGTGGGTGCCCGCTACGCCCTGGGGCCCGTGCTGGTGGaatccctgctgccccagctcatcCTCACCCTCCGGCGGCTCCGGGCGACCCCTTAGACCCCCCCCCAGTGTCGGGGATGGGGGGGATCTGCTCCCAGTTCATCCCCACCTgtcccagggacccccagatTGAGCAGGGGGTGTCTGCTCTGTTGCCAGTTCATTCTCACACTCCTTTCACCCCAGGGACCCTGAAACCGAATTGGGGGTCCCCACTCCTGTCCCAGTTCATCCTCACCCTCCCTTTcctccagggacccccaaattga
- the LSM12 gene encoding protein LSM12: MAAPGEYFSVGSQVSCRTCQEQRLQGEVVAFDYPSKMLALKCPSSSGKPNHADILLVNLQYVSEVEIINDRTETPPPLASLNVSKLANKARTEKEEKMSQAYAISAGVSLEGQQLFQTIHKTIKDCKWQEKNIVVMEEVVIAPPYQVENCKGKEGSALSHVRKIVEKHFRDVESQKVLQRSQAQQTQKDTSLSS, translated from the exons atggcggcgccgGGCGAGTACTTCAGCGTGGGCAGCCAGGTGTCCTGCCGCACCTGCCAGGAGCAGCGCCTCCAGGGCGAGGTCGTCGCCTTCGACTACCCCAGCAAGATGCTGGCGCTCA AAtgcccctcttccagtggcaagcCCAACCACGCAGACATCCTGCTCGTAAACTTACAGTACGTGTCAGAAGTGGAAATAATCAATGACCGCACGGAAACGCCTCCCCCTTTAGCCTCCCTCAACGTCAGCAAG cttgCCAACAAAGCACGGacggagaaggaggagaagatgAGCCAGGCGTATGCAATTAGTGCTGGTGTCTCTCTGgaggggcagcagctcttccagaCCATCCATAAGAC CATTAAGGACTGTAAATGGCAGGAGAAGAACATAGTTGTGATGGAAGAAGTCGTCATTGCCCCTCCGTACCAGGTGGAGAACTGTAAAGGCAAAGAGGGGAGCGCCCTGAGCCACGTACGCAAAATA GTGGAGAAACACTTCCGGGACGTGGAAAGCCAGAAGGTCCTGCAGCGTTCACAAGCACAGCAGACACAGAAGGACACGTCCCTGTCATCCTGA
- the G6PC3 gene encoding glucose-6-phosphatase 3 isoform X2, with protein sequence MEPPPQPSAMDALHEAGIHAAVALQAGPPWLGQFWLLLTSHLDPNSIYTVCFPLARGLDEHVSLMVLWIALVAEWLNVVLKWFLFGERPYWWIHESGLSEREQLPLRQFPVTCETGPGSPSGHCMILGAALWPIVTALSKAVSRYTRSRLLRLVPFLLYLLLLVAMGLSRIFVLAHFPHQVISGSLAGMALGWGLQRWPPNFLKVRFFLLTALGLLLSALALHGLATAAGLDLDWSLRRASARCSEPAWLRPETRPWSSLCRVSGSALGLALAARHPLSRRAAEELRGLEPPLGSATLGLLALDMLHKLPKNGGSALWYLNVGARYALGPVLVESLLPQLILTLRRLRATP encoded by the exons ATGGAGCCCCCCCCTCAG cccagtgCCATGGACGCCCTGCACGAGGCCGGGATCCACGCCGCCGTGGCCCTGCAGGCTGGGCcgccctggctggggcagttCTGGCTCCTGCTGACCTCGCACCTGGACCCCAACTCCATCTACACTGTGTGCTTCCCGCTGGCCCGCGGCCTGGACGAGCACGTGTCCCTCATGGTCCTCTGGATCGCCCTGGTGGCCGAGTGGCTCAACGTGGTCCTCAAGTG GTTCCTGTTCGGGGAACGCCCGTACTGGTGGATCCACGAGTCGGGGCTGTCTGAGCGGGAGCAGCTCCCCCTGCGCCAGTTCCCGGTCACCTGTGAGACAGGACCAG GGAGCCCCTCGGGGCACTGCATGATCCTGGGGGCGGCCCTGTGGCCCATTGTCACCGCCCTGAGCAAGGCAGTGTCCAGGTACACCCGGAG CCGGCTGCTGAGGCTGGTCCCGTTCCTGCTCTACCTCCTCCtgctggtggccatggggctctccCGGATCTTCGTCCTGGCCCACTTCCCCCACCAGGTGATCTCCGGCTCCCTGGCAG GgatggctctgggctgggggctgcagcgcTGGCCCCCCAACTTCCTCAAGGTTCGCTTCTTCCTGCTGacggctctggggctgctcctgagcGCGCTGGCCCTGCACGGATTGGCCACAGCCGCGGGGCTGGACCTGGACTG GTCCCTCCGCCGGGCCAGCGCCCGCTGCTCGGAGCCCGCCTGGCTGCGGCCCGAGACGCGGCCCTGGTCCTCGCTGTGCCGGGTGAGCGGCAGCGcgctggggctggccctggccGCCCGGCACCCCCTGAGCCGCCGCGCCGCCGAGGAGCTGCGGGGGCTGGAGCCGCCCCTGGGCAGCGCCacgctggggctgctggctctggacATGCTGCACAAGCTGCCCAAGAACGGCGGCAGCGCCCTGTGGTACCTGAACGTGGGTGCCCGCTACGCCCTGGGGCCCGTGCTGGTGGaatccctgctgccccagctcatcCTCACCCTCCGGCGGCTCCGGGCGACCCCTTAG